A window of Corallococcus macrosporus DSM 14697 contains these coding sequences:
- a CDS encoding gamma-glutamylcyclotransferase, which yields MAAGPPASRPWFAYSLDLAPVIARERLPGLPPIPDVLEGELAEALDVDVVYDVASAAWGGKVARLVDSPGRKLPGMLRRVPPEAWDALARLESAMAGATEARPVKVRTFTGAVLTAQAFTPAAPTAPAQGLVSESFLVTLALSAEQAGLSPEHVERLQAEARIVQALQKAGPGALAPSQAPGKKE from the coding sequence ATGGCTGCTGGCCCCCCTGCGTCGCGTCCCTGGTTCGCGTACTCCCTCGACCTGGCCCCGGTGATTGCGCGCGAGCGCCTCCCGGGGCTGCCGCCCATCCCCGACGTGCTGGAGGGCGAGCTGGCCGAGGCGCTCGACGTGGACGTCGTCTACGACGTGGCCTCGGCGGCGTGGGGCGGGAAGGTGGCCCGGCTGGTGGACTCCCCGGGCCGCAAGCTCCCCGGGATGCTCCGCCGGGTGCCTCCCGAAGCCTGGGACGCCCTGGCGCGCCTGGAGTCGGCGATGGCGGGCGCCACCGAGGCCCGTCCGGTGAAGGTGCGCACCTTCACCGGGGCGGTGCTCACCGCGCAGGCCTTCACGCCCGCCGCGCCCACGGCGCCCGCCCAGGGGCTGGTGAGTGAGTCCTTCCTCGTCACCCTGGCGCTGTCGGCCGAGCAGGCCGGCCTGTCCCCGGAGCACGTGGAGCGGCTCCAGGCCGAGGCCCGTATCGTCCAGGCGCTCCAGAAGGCCGGCCCTGGGGCCCTGGCCCCGTCGCAGGCGCCTGGAAAGAAGGAATAG
- a CDS encoding ATP-binding protein, whose amino-acid sequence MSKVRKVNKADPLADLPRWAQQLARKYYTKTVSAFLLYGAVRDLQPLQLEDGGRGFGTLKTFLSEELFGGRDHVIFYDRSSGIRSATPETQKDLQRAMAGYDAMYGTDYAKVMPRDPGRALQILENFMRMRLSEGRSMALIIDFAETLVPGGEMSHLSSEDRFVVATLDKWAHDPQFLAADVSVVLLAENLADVSPRISRNPYVAPIELPLPTEEERLEYVRYKLEGKRLQSVSDVPLAGLAKMTAGLSRINLDRVLTEALEREVRITSELLKEKKREIIQAECHGLLEFIEPVHTLDAVAGHAKAKQMLRQAAGALKKGRLEVMPMGYLLSGPVGTGKTFMVSCFAGEIGIPVVKFLNFRSQWQGVTEANLEKIFNLLKALWPVAVMIDEADTFLGNRDSGGDSGTSSRVFGSIASFMGNTFYRGKIVWFLMTARPDLLPIDLKRQGRAEEHLALFYPQTDAERDELFQVMSKKTGVSVDGVESFSTLIPEGVRAFSGADIEAVMVRSKFRALAEGREAVTKEDLAAVLADFVPPSYPLEIELQNLVAVQECTSRELLPEGFRQLDRDYITRRVRELKALLESQ is encoded by the coding sequence GTGAGCAAGGTGCGCAAGGTGAACAAGGCGGATCCGCTGGCGGATCTGCCCCGCTGGGCCCAGCAACTGGCCCGGAAGTACTACACGAAGACGGTCAGCGCCTTCCTGCTGTACGGGGCCGTGAGGGACTTGCAGCCCCTGCAGTTGGAGGACGGCGGGCGCGGCTTCGGCACGCTCAAGACGTTCCTCTCCGAGGAGCTCTTCGGCGGGCGGGACCACGTCATCTTCTATGACCGCTCCTCCGGCATCCGCTCCGCGACGCCGGAGACGCAGAAGGACCTGCAGCGGGCCATGGCGGGCTACGACGCCATGTACGGCACGGACTACGCCAAGGTCATGCCTCGCGACCCGGGCCGCGCGCTCCAGATTCTGGAGAACTTCATGCGCATGCGCCTGAGCGAGGGCCGCTCCATGGCGCTCATCATCGACTTCGCGGAGACGCTGGTCCCCGGCGGAGAGATGAGCCACCTCTCCAGCGAGGACCGCTTCGTGGTGGCCACGCTGGACAAGTGGGCGCACGACCCGCAGTTCCTCGCCGCGGACGTGTCCGTGGTGCTGCTGGCGGAGAACCTGGCGGACGTGTCGCCGCGCATCAGCCGCAACCCGTACGTGGCCCCCATCGAGCTGCCCCTGCCCACGGAGGAGGAGCGGCTGGAGTACGTGCGCTACAAGCTGGAGGGCAAGCGGCTCCAGTCCGTTTCGGACGTGCCGCTGGCGGGCCTGGCGAAGATGACGGCGGGCCTGTCCCGCATCAACCTGGACCGCGTGCTCACCGAGGCCCTGGAGCGCGAGGTGCGCATCACCTCCGAGCTGCTCAAGGAGAAGAAGCGCGAAATCATCCAGGCGGAGTGCCACGGCCTGCTGGAGTTCATCGAGCCGGTGCACACGCTGGACGCGGTGGCCGGGCACGCCAAGGCCAAGCAGATGCTGCGGCAGGCCGCCGGGGCCCTGAAGAAGGGGCGCCTGGAGGTCATGCCCATGGGCTACCTGCTGTCGGGCCCCGTGGGCACGGGCAAGACGTTCATGGTGAGCTGCTTCGCCGGGGAGATTGGCATCCCCGTGGTGAAGTTCCTCAACTTCCGCAGCCAGTGGCAGGGCGTCACCGAGGCGAACCTCGAGAAAATCTTCAACCTGCTCAAGGCCCTGTGGCCGGTGGCGGTGATGATTGACGAGGCGGACACCTTCCTCGGCAACCGCGACTCCGGCGGGGACTCGGGGACGAGCAGCCGCGTGTTCGGCTCCATCGCCTCGTTCATGGGCAACACGTTCTACCGCGGGAAGATTGTCTGGTTCCTGATGACGGCGCGGCCGGACCTGCTGCCCATCGACCTCAAGCGGCAGGGGCGCGCGGAGGAGCACCTGGCGCTCTTCTACCCGCAGACGGACGCGGAGCGGGACGAGCTGTTCCAGGTCATGTCGAAGAAGACGGGTGTGTCCGTGGACGGCGTCGAGTCGTTCTCCACGCTGATTCCGGAGGGCGTGCGCGCCTTCAGCGGCGCGGACATCGAGGCCGTCATGGTGCGCTCGAAGTTCCGCGCGCTGGCGGAGGGCCGCGAGGCGGTGACGAAGGAGGACCTGGCCGCGGTGCTCGCGGACTTCGTGCCCCCCAGCTACCCGCTGGAAATCGAGCTGCAGAACCTGGTGGCGGTGCAGGAGTGCACCAGCCGCGAGCTGCTGCCCGAGGGCTTCCGCCAGTTGGACCGGGACTACATCACCCGGCGCGTGCGCGAGCTGAAGGCGCTGCTGGAGTCGCAGTAG
- a CDS encoding cytochrome c family protein — protein sequence MRALLAVALVAASLVGCARKDPAPKPAEADASAAPTARPASAAKPAAPTEGAVLFVSADTRGYLGPCGCSENMRGGIARAAAQVRTARQGSLPVLYVDGGNSLFGERRLKPGQVPQEERKAQALADAMRQMGLAVRATGPLDDTQGVDFRKGLGLPELAPGQVKLFPAGAREVGVVAATTAAQLAQASAQAREQGADFVVGLLDVTLDVAQQAVEQPGLKADVVVATRTATEFSGEQNRLVRSAVPVVALQSKGRSLLRVDLAYAPQPGPFTLQKGQDDLEREANALEQRAALLDKDINLPGTDPRLKALKQRKRDELVARRQALLNAPPVAPAGVNAFTLRFVPLESSLPSDAEALAVVTAYDADVGKMNLAWAKAHGQDCPAPAPGRPGFVGNEPCRTCHEDAFPVWEKSKHHHAWETLEQVGKQFHLNCVGCHVTGWEQAGGVCRLDKVTGREDVGCESCHGPGSEHAEAPGTDNIIGSPGERVCITCHNAENSPHFDFATYLPRIVGPGHGKP from the coding sequence ATGCGCGCCCTCCTCGCCGTGGCCCTGGTGGCCGCGTCGCTCGTCGGGTGTGCACGCAAGGACCCGGCTCCCAAGCCCGCAGAAGCGGACGCGTCGGCGGCGCCCACCGCGCGGCCGGCCTCCGCCGCGAAGCCCGCGGCGCCCACCGAGGGCGCCGTCCTCTTCGTCTCCGCCGACACGCGCGGGTACCTGGGCCCGTGTGGCTGCAGCGAGAACATGCGAGGCGGCATCGCCCGCGCCGCGGCGCAGGTGCGCACGGCGCGGCAGGGCTCGCTGCCCGTCCTCTATGTGGACGGCGGCAACAGCCTCTTCGGCGAGCGCCGGCTCAAGCCGGGGCAGGTGCCGCAGGAGGAGCGCAAGGCCCAGGCGCTCGCGGACGCGATGCGGCAGATGGGCCTGGCGGTGCGCGCCACGGGCCCGCTGGACGACACGCAGGGCGTGGACTTCCGCAAGGGCCTGGGGCTGCCGGAGCTGGCGCCAGGACAGGTGAAGCTGTTCCCTGCTGGCGCGCGCGAGGTGGGCGTGGTGGCGGCGACCACGGCCGCGCAGCTCGCCCAGGCCAGCGCCCAGGCTCGCGAGCAGGGCGCGGACTTCGTGGTGGGCCTGCTGGACGTCACGCTGGACGTGGCCCAGCAGGCGGTGGAGCAGCCGGGCTTGAAGGCCGACGTGGTGGTGGCCACCCGCACCGCCACCGAGTTCAGCGGGGAGCAGAACCGGCTGGTGCGTTCAGCGGTGCCGGTGGTGGCGTTGCAGAGCAAGGGACGCTCGCTGCTGCGCGTGGACCTCGCCTACGCGCCCCAGCCGGGGCCGTTCACCCTGCAGAAGGGCCAGGATGACCTGGAGCGCGAGGCCAACGCCCTGGAGCAGCGGGCGGCGCTGCTGGACAAGGACATCAACCTCCCTGGCACCGACCCGAGGCTCAAGGCGCTCAAGCAGCGCAAGCGCGACGAGCTGGTGGCGCGGCGGCAGGCGCTGCTGAACGCGCCTCCTGTCGCCCCGGCGGGGGTCAACGCCTTCACGCTGCGCTTCGTACCGCTGGAGTCCAGCCTTCCGTCCGACGCGGAGGCGCTGGCGGTGGTGACGGCCTACGACGCGGACGTGGGGAAGATGAACCTGGCCTGGGCGAAGGCGCATGGCCAGGACTGCCCCGCTCCGGCGCCGGGCCGCCCGGGCTTCGTGGGCAACGAGCCCTGCCGCACCTGCCACGAGGACGCCTTCCCTGTCTGGGAGAAGTCCAAGCACCACCACGCGTGGGAGACGCTGGAGCAGGTGGGCAAGCAGTTCCACCTCAACTGCGTGGGGTGCCACGTCACCGGCTGGGAGCAGGCGGGCGGCGTGTGCCGGCTGGACAAAGTCACAGGCCGCGAGGACGTGGGCTGCGAGAGCTGCCACGGTCCGGGCTCGGAGCACGCGGAGGCGCCCGGTACCGACAACATCATCGGCTCGCCGGGCGAGCGCGTGTGCATCACCTGCCACAACGCGGAGAACTCGCCTCACTTTGATTTCGCGACTTACCTGCCGCGAATCGTGGGACCGGGGCACGGGAAGCCTTAG
- a CDS encoding DNA/RNA non-specific endonuclease produces MARRTADDGGRGPTSCFSSSAPRTSRMTLRPTTTRAVPPRPASAASPSNAVTTPGGSWNRSTAREVPISELQEKFGWTDESWQVGLMNAADAASGVKSRNGNGAVSAAELERYLAAPEDGQYLTSTALQQKRSALDAKLAQGPGNAVDVDAFDSGWQSTVARRADLLGGNSDGQLSAEELDAFIQASKAGKHADTRWVPDQQMAALQSRVAEAAGELDPLRPEGASGANGLSLVKEYARLALDQGANVPTFVSYMLSAEDVKETPAGVSRLESTFVRDPELGRGGVTDSDYTNTGFDRGHMKPAEDSPTQEAMDESHQMSNIAPQHGNHNQQVWRTLEQGVSGLVNSQGGKAYIVTGNLYLDEQGQPLPPEKRETTGAGERRLAIPTHNFKTVLHELPNGNLTMYAYLMPNAKEGPSKKEDILPLLDSHRVPVDRIEELLGQDLYANLPKRVQDKLEKGTPGEGVFQRDSLYFAASLFRFAPGN; encoded by the coding sequence TTGGCGCGGCGAACGGCCGACGATGGGGGGCGGGGCCCCACCTCGTGTTTCTCCTCGTCGGCCCCGAGGACATCCAGGATGACGCTGCGACCCACCACGACGCGAGCCGTTCCCCCGCGCCCGGCATCGGCCGCTTCGCCCTCCAATGCCGTCACCACGCCCGGTGGAAGCTGGAATCGCTCGACGGCCCGTGAGGTGCCCATCAGCGAGCTCCAGGAGAAGTTCGGCTGGACGGATGAGAGCTGGCAGGTGGGCCTGATGAACGCGGCGGACGCCGCGAGCGGCGTCAAGTCGCGCAACGGCAACGGGGCGGTGTCCGCCGCCGAGCTGGAGCGCTACCTGGCGGCGCCCGAGGACGGGCAGTACCTGACGTCCACGGCGCTGCAACAGAAGCGCTCCGCGCTGGACGCGAAGCTGGCGCAGGGCCCTGGCAACGCGGTGGACGTGGACGCCTTCGACAGTGGCTGGCAGTCCACCGTGGCCCGCCGCGCGGACCTGCTGGGTGGCAACAGCGATGGCCAGCTCAGCGCGGAGGAGCTGGACGCGTTCATCCAGGCCTCGAAGGCCGGCAAGCACGCGGACACCCGCTGGGTGCCGGACCAGCAGATGGCGGCGCTGCAGAGCCGCGTGGCCGAAGCGGCCGGTGAGTTGGATCCGCTGCGCCCGGAGGGGGCGTCGGGCGCCAATGGCCTGAGCCTGGTGAAGGAGTACGCGCGCCTGGCGCTGGACCAGGGGGCCAACGTCCCCACCTTCGTGAGCTACATGCTGTCCGCGGAGGACGTCAAGGAGACGCCGGCGGGCGTGAGCCGGCTGGAGAGCACCTTCGTGCGCGACCCCGAGCTGGGCCGCGGCGGCGTCACTGACTCCGACTACACGAACACGGGCTTCGACCGGGGCCACATGAAGCCGGCGGAGGACTCGCCCACGCAGGAGGCGATGGACGAGAGCCACCAGATGAGCAACATCGCCCCCCAGCACGGCAACCACAACCAGCAGGTGTGGCGCACGCTGGAGCAGGGCGTCTCGGGGCTCGTGAACTCGCAGGGCGGCAAGGCGTACATCGTCACCGGCAACCTGTACCTGGACGAGCAGGGACAGCCGCTGCCGCCGGAGAAGCGGGAGACGACGGGCGCGGGCGAGCGCCGCCTCGCCATCCCCACGCACAACTTCAAGACGGTGCTTCACGAGCTGCCGAACGGCAACCTCACGATGTACGCGTACCTGATGCCCAACGCGAAGGAGGGGCCGTCGAAGAAGGAGGACATCCTCCCGCTGCTCGACTCGCACCGCGTGCCGGTGGACCGCATCGAGGAGCTGCTGGGCCAGGACCTCTACGCGAACCTGCCCAAGCGCGTGCAGGACAAGCTGGAGAAGGGCACCCCGGGCGAGGGCGTCTTCCAGCGCGACAGCCTGTACTTCGCGGCCAGCCTGTTCCGCTTCGCGCCCGGCAACTGA
- a CDS encoding response regulator, which yields MSEKRRILLIDDSEITLAMEKAVLEARGYEVIATSTLMEFEKTLQTWRPDLILTDIHMPEAKGTDICRTLKNEYGTQDIPIVLFSSLPDDELSKLAEQVGADGSLSKVNGLEAMGEKIDELVQSILW from the coding sequence GTGTCCGAGAAGCGAAGAATCCTCCTGATTGACGACAGCGAGATTACGCTCGCCATGGAGAAGGCCGTGCTCGAGGCGCGCGGCTACGAGGTCATCGCCACCTCGACGCTCATGGAGTTCGAGAAGACGCTGCAGACCTGGCGCCCGGACCTCATCCTCACCGACATCCACATGCCCGAGGCCAAGGGCACGGACATCTGCCGCACGTTGAAGAACGAGTACGGCACGCAGGACATCCCCATCGTCCTGTTCTCCAGCCTCCCGGACGACGAGCTGTCCAAGCTGGCCGAGCAGGTCGGCGCCGACGGCTCCCTGTCCAAGGTGAACGGGCTGGAGGCCATGGGCGAGAAGATCGACGAGCTGGTGCAGAGCATCCTCTGGTGA
- a CDS encoding L,D-transpeptidase family protein, whose translation MTSAIPPSVSRLSPLPPDAPEALPAASLGKPPRASESAARNTLGQGVQRALDARPTSGTPVPTGSVDLPTRAAAPPANARFTGLPQLADVASGAQVLGPGSQGEGLRAVQAALLDMGFALHGGADGRHGPQTARALRNFQVHASRTFPAVLPTGALDAATLRALDALAPAPGLRGQTRGLPSAFFDGQPVRVVVALREHRTFLFDTRGQLVDIFPNAAGAPASPTRTGLKVVRTKLDQLATEAAGARLWNDRHVFGVRMLDLSWADGRHSGEELHGTNAPALLGTDVSHGCIRHSNEAVRVLHDALSVGDRVAVVEHVDDPHLGVPRPVA comes from the coding sequence ATGACCTCAGCCATCCCGCCGTCGGTTTCACGCCTCTCGCCACTTCCACCTGACGCCCCCGAGGCGCTGCCCGCGGCGTCCCTCGGAAAGCCCCCACGCGCCTCCGAAAGCGCCGCTCGGAACACCCTGGGTCAGGGCGTCCAACGCGCGCTGGATGCACGTCCGACCTCCGGGACACCCGTTCCCACCGGCAGCGTGGACCTGCCCACCCGCGCAGCCGCGCCGCCCGCCAACGCGCGCTTCACGGGCCTGCCTCAACTGGCCGACGTCGCGTCAGGTGCGCAGGTCCTCGGCCCGGGCAGCCAGGGCGAAGGGCTCCGCGCCGTGCAGGCCGCCCTGCTCGACATGGGCTTCGCCCTGCACGGCGGCGCGGACGGACGCCATGGCCCACAAACCGCCCGGGCGCTGCGGAACTTCCAGGTCCATGCCTCGCGCACCTTCCCCGCCGTCCTCCCCACGGGCGCGCTGGACGCGGCCACGCTGCGCGCCCTGGACGCGCTGGCGCCAGCCCCTGGGCTGCGTGGACAAACCCGCGGGCTCCCCTCCGCCTTCTTCGACGGGCAGCCCGTCCGCGTGGTGGTGGCCCTCCGCGAGCACCGGACCTTCCTCTTCGACACCCGTGGGCAGCTCGTGGACATCTTCCCCAACGCCGCGGGCGCGCCGGCGTCGCCGACCCGCACCGGGCTCAAGGTGGTCCGCACGAAGCTGGATCAACTGGCCACCGAGGCGGCCGGCGCCCGGCTGTGGAACGACCGCCACGTCTTCGGCGTGCGCATGCTCGACCTCTCCTGGGCGGATGGCCGGCACTCCGGTGAAGAGCTGCACGGAACGAACGCCCCCGCCCTGCTGGGGACCGACGTCTCACACGGCTGCATCCGCCATTCGAACGAGGCCGTGCGCGTGCTGCACGACGCGCTCTCCGTGGGAGACCGCGTGGCCGTGGTGGAGCACGTGGACGACCCGCACCTGGGCGTCCCGAGGCCCGTGGCGTGA
- a CDS encoding LysM peptidoglycan-binding domain-containing protein codes for MKQSATAAGIGAVTHSAAAVDAGGAKPPAAATSSNAAASATPASVNQAVPAVATRPAVQVVPAAAPQPAPTGAEDSAEEPGPEPLEPGTSMVAEDASEQAEATRDAVEAESAELEELRALEGAALDPASRSTAEVMQSLRRLGLANPLRMRMLDALDEHTFREDEELPEIPLITDLATFDVSQIQDRYDIPVEMQPLVAQYVQFFQGPGRRWFRKWMSRAARYVPVMHPILEQYGLPKDTVYLAMIESGFSAHAYSWAHAAGPWQFISSTGKQYGLKQDFWVDERRDPIKATHAAAAYLKDLKRELGHWYLAWAGYNTGSGRVRRMVARHGTTDFWLLSEERGLAKETKHYVPKLIAAALVAKHPAAFGFKEDEFDPEPVLDFDEVQLTDAADLDVLARAAGVSVKAVQDLNPELKRWCTPPATARKPYTLRLPKGTATRFADNYKRLSAAERLTFRIHKVKRGDTLSQIAEKYGSASEAILQMNQLKSAHRLRVGGELVIPIPAGKKSGGALATKVAQARRSGVVVRPEDEVPAGTPKGPVAAGPVKKETINGRTRVTYGVMSGDSLWVIANKFNVSVDAMKKWNNLKRRNPTLQVGSTLFIWPEGTAATASVQERGGTVLAKHTVSATRPAGKAGKVHALAEGETLWSVAQRYGVSVDDIMKWNKIKDHRTLPTGKVLRLSAP; via the coding sequence GTGAAGCAGTCCGCCACCGCGGCGGGAATCGGCGCGGTGACCCACTCCGCCGCCGCCGTGGACGCAGGTGGCGCGAAGCCACCGGCCGCCGCGACGAGCTCCAACGCCGCGGCCTCGGCCACGCCGGCCTCCGTGAATCAGGCCGTCCCCGCGGTCGCGACCCGCCCCGCGGTGCAGGTGGTGCCAGCCGCGGCGCCCCAGCCTGCGCCGACCGGCGCGGAGGACTCGGCCGAGGAGCCCGGTCCGGAGCCGCTGGAGCCGGGCACGTCGATGGTGGCCGAGGACGCCTCCGAGCAGGCCGAGGCCACGCGCGACGCGGTGGAGGCCGAGTCCGCGGAGCTGGAGGAGCTGCGCGCGCTGGAAGGCGCCGCGTTGGACCCAGCCTCCCGCTCCACCGCCGAGGTGATGCAGTCGCTGCGGCGGCTCGGGCTCGCCAACCCGCTGCGCATGCGCATGCTGGACGCGCTCGACGAGCACACCTTCCGCGAGGACGAAGAGCTGCCGGAGATTCCGCTCATCACGGACCTGGCCACCTTCGACGTCAGCCAGATTCAGGACCGCTACGACATCCCGGTGGAGATGCAGCCGCTGGTGGCGCAGTACGTCCAGTTCTTCCAGGGCCCCGGGCGCCGCTGGTTCCGCAAGTGGATGTCCCGCGCGGCCCGGTACGTGCCCGTCATGCACCCCATCCTGGAGCAGTACGGCCTGCCCAAGGACACGGTGTACCTGGCGATGATTGAGAGCGGCTTCTCCGCGCATGCCTATTCGTGGGCGCACGCGGCCGGGCCGTGGCAGTTCATCTCCAGCACGGGCAAGCAGTACGGGCTGAAGCAGGACTTCTGGGTGGACGAGCGCAGGGACCCCATCAAGGCCACCCACGCCGCCGCCGCGTACCTGAAGGACCTCAAGCGCGAGCTGGGCCACTGGTACCTGGCGTGGGCCGGCTACAACACCGGCTCCGGGCGCGTGCGGCGCATGGTGGCGCGCCACGGCACGACGGACTTCTGGCTCCTGTCCGAGGAGCGCGGGCTGGCGAAGGAGACGAAACACTACGTCCCCAAGCTGATCGCCGCGGCCCTGGTGGCCAAGCACCCGGCGGCGTTCGGCTTCAAGGAGGACGAGTTCGACCCCGAGCCCGTGCTCGACTTCGACGAGGTGCAGCTCACCGACGCGGCGGACCTGGACGTGCTCGCCCGCGCGGCCGGCGTGTCCGTCAAGGCGGTGCAGGACCTCAACCCGGAGCTGAAGCGCTGGTGCACCCCGCCCGCGACGGCCAGGAAGCCCTACACGCTCCGGCTCCCCAAGGGGACGGCGACGCGGTTCGCGGACAACTACAAGCGCCTCAGCGCGGCGGAGCGGCTCACCTTCCGCATCCACAAGGTGAAGCGCGGTGACACCCTGTCTCAAATCGCGGAGAAGTACGGCTCGGCGTCCGAGGCCATCCTCCAGATGAACCAGCTCAAGTCGGCCCACAGGTTGCGCGTGGGCGGCGAGCTGGTGATTCCGATTCCCGCCGGGAAGAAGTCGGGCGGCGCGCTGGCCACGAAGGTGGCGCAGGCCCGCCGCAGCGGCGTGGTGGTGCGCCCCGAGGACGAGGTGCCGGCGGGCACGCCCAAGGGCCCCGTGGCCGCGGGCCCCGTGAAGAAGGAGACCATCAACGGCCGCACGCGCGTGACGTACGGCGTGATGTCCGGCGACAGCCTCTGGGTCATCGCGAACAAGTTCAACGTGTCGGTGGACGCGATGAAGAAGTGGAACAACCTCAAGCGGCGCAACCCCACGCTCCAGGTGGGCTCCACGCTGTTCATCTGGCCCGAGGGCACCGCCGCCACCGCCAGCGTGCAGGAGCGCGGCGGCACGGTGCTGGCGAAGCACACGGTGAGCGCCACCAGGCCCGCGGGCAAGGCCGGCAAGGTCCACGCCCTGGCGGAGGGCGAGACGCTCTGGTCCGTGGCCCAGCGCTACGGCGTCAGCGTGGACGACATCATGAAGTGGAACAAGATCAAGGACCACCGCACCCTCCCCACGGGCAAGGTGCTGCGCCTCAGCGCGCCGTAG